The nucleotide window GTGCTTCTCGGCAAGCTGATGTGCAAGCTTTCCGGCGGCAAGATCAATCCGCTCATCGGCTCTGCCGGCGTATCCGCAGTTCCGATGGCTGCCCGTGTATCCCAGAAGGTTGGTGCTGAAGCAGACCCGACTAACTTCCTGTTAATGCACGCCATGGGCCCCAACGTAGCAGGTGTTATCGGTACGGCAGTGGCTGCCGGTACCTTTATGGCAGTATTCGGTGTGAAATAATAGAGAAGACAGGAGGAAATAACATGTCAGAAGTAGTGAAAAAACCGGTAAAAATTACCGAGACTATATTGCGAGACGCTCATCAGAGCCTGATCGCGACAAGAATGACCACGGAGCAGATGCTTCCCATTGTTGATAAAATGGATAAGATCGGCTATCATGCCGTAGAATGCTGGGGTGGCGCCACCTTTGACGCCAGCCTTCGGTTCCTGAAGGAAGATCCCTGGGAAAGGCTCCGGAAGCTGAGAGACGGATTTAAGAATACGAAGCTGCAGATGCTGTTTCGCGGACAGAATATCCTGGGATACCGCCATTACGCAGATGATGTAGTGGAATATTTTGTACAGAAATCCATTGCAAACGGTATTGACATCATCCGTATTTTTGACTGCCTGAACGATATCCGCAACTTGGAGTGTGCGGTCAAGGCAGCCGTCAAAGAAAAAGGCCATGCACAGGTAGCCCTTTCCTATACGCTTGGAGAGGCTTATACGCTGGATTACTGGATGGATATCGCAAAGAGAATCGAAGATATGGGCGCACATTCCATCTGTATCAAAGATATGGCAGGCCTTCTGGTACCTGCAAAAGCGACTGAGCTGGTTCAGGCGCTTAAGTCCGCGACCAGCCTGCCCATCGATCTGCATACCCATTATACCTCCGGCGTTGCTTCCATGACTTATATGAAAGCGGTAGAAGCCGGCTGCGATATCATTGATACGGCTATGTCACCCCTGGCGATGGGTACGAGCCAGCCGGCGACTGAGGTTATGGTCGAGGCGTTTAAGGATACTCCTTATGATACAGGACTTGATCTGAATAAGCTGTCTGAGATTGCCGATTATTTCACGCCGATACGCGAAGAAGCGCTCAAGAGCGGCCTTCTGAATCCTAAGGTTTTGGGCGTAAATGTTAAGACCCTGATGTATCAGGTGCCCGGCGGTATGCTCAGCAACCTGCTCTCTCAGTTAAAGGACCAGGGAGCAGAGGATAAATACCGGGAAGTTCTGGAGGAAGTTCCGAGAGTGAGGAAGGACTTTGGAGAGCCCCCTCTTGTTACGCCTTCCAGCCAGATCGTAGGTACTCAGGCTGTTCTCAATGTTCTGATGGGAGAGCGCTATAAGGTAGCTACTAAGGAATCCAAAGCTCTGCTGCGGGGCGAATACGGCCAGACAGTGAAACCGATGAATCCCGATGTGATCAAGAAATGTATCGGAGATGAAAAAAGGATTACCTGCCGTCCTGCCGATCTGATCGAGAATGAGCTGGATAAGATTGAAGCAGAAATGTCCCAGTGGAAGGAGCAGGATGAGGACGTTCTCTCTTATGCTCTGTTCCCTCAGGTTGCCGTTGATTTCTTTAAATACAGAGAAGCACAGAAGAGCAAAGTTGACCCTGCTGTTGCAGATACGGACAATAAGGCATATCCTGTGTAAGCATCAAACGAATTTTGAAAGAAAGGCCTGGCGTAATATACGGCAGGCCTTTTGTTAGTAAAAGATGGATTTAGGAGAATTGAGATTGATGGAACAATGTATGCTGACGAAAAACGGGATACCGGTCTATTCTTATCCGAATCAGCATCTGCACAGTTTCTGCCTGTGCATGTATGTGAAAGCAGGCTCCATGTACGAAAAAAAGCAGGAAAACGGTATCGCGCATTTTTATGAGCATGTAGTCATCCGCAATATTAACAGCCTCATGAATGGGCAGTTTTATAAAGTCCTGGACAGGTTTGGCCTTTCCTTCAATGGAGCGACCTATAAGGAATTTGTACAATTCAGTATAAGCGGCGCCGCTGAACATTGGAATGAGGCTGCAGAGATATTTGTAAAGCTGTTTGAGCCTCTGGCCTTATCGGAAGAGGAAGTTGCAACAGAGCGTAAGCGGGTCAAGGCGGAGATTCGGGAATGCGAGAAGAAAAAGTCTGCAGAACGGCGAATGGAAATAGCCGTATGGAAGGGGACTTCCCTGACACAGACCATTGCAGGAAAGAAGAAAAACCTGGAGCGGACAGGAAAGAAAGAGCTGTCTGAGTACAGAAGACAGTTTTTGTCGTTTGGGAATCTTTTTTTATATGCGACGGGACGGTGCAGCCAGGAAAATCTGGAGTATCTTCGGGAACTCCTGGAACAGAGCGAATGGTATGATGCCGGGTCGAAAAGGATGAATCTGGCCCCGGTGCCGGAGAACTTTTTTCACCGGAGCATAGAGCCTGTTTTGATAAAGGGCGGTGAGACAGAGCTGGCTGTATCTTTTGACGTGGACACATCCAGATATACCGACGCGATGCTGTGCTTGTTTTATGATATGCTGTTTGTGGGAGATTACTGTCCTATGTATCAGGAGCTTTCGGAAAAGACCGGATATATATACAGCTATGATGACCGGTTTGAACGCTATAAGAATCTGGGCAGCCTGCAGCTTAACTATGAGGTTTCTTCTGGAAAGCTTATGAAAGCCTTTCAGAGAACGATGGAAGTCTTTCGGAAGATGAAGCATTCTCCAGGAAGCCTGGAATACGTCAGGGCGATTTATGTGGACAACGGGGACATGGCGCTGGATGATGCCGATGATTTCAACTGGAACCGGGCGTATGACTGCCATATACTGGACGAAGAATATCCGGATATCGAGAAGAAAAAAGAAGCATTTCAAAGGGTGACAGAAGAGGATATGGCGCGGATGGCCAGAGAAATATTCCGACCGGAAAACATGGTGGTGGTAATAAAAGGGAATAAAAAGAAAATCCCCGTGGAAAAGATAAAAGGGCTGATTCGGACCCTGGCTGAATGAAATCAATCATTCAGCCAGTTTTTTTTCAGAAATTCTAGGATTTCACTGGCCTTTGGGGGGCAGCCTTTTAAAGAACGGCAGAATTTTCCGGTGCAGCGGCCGACGCCGATGAACCCAGATCGATTCCGGCAGCCCTGCCCGATGGCGATTGGTGAAGCTTTAAGCTGTTTTTTTAAGAGACCGGCTTCATCCAGCCGGTTCAGGGCATGGATCAAAGAGCCGTAGCAGGCGCTGCAGGCATTTTCAGGACAGATGTATTGGGCCAGGGCTTCTACCCTTCTGGACGGTTTCGGAGAGAAATCAGGTTCAGAGGGCTGGTTCAGCATATGGATTTCTGCCTGTGAAAGATCAGAGGAACCGACTCCAAGCTTTTCCGCCATTCGGATATAGGGAACCTCGTCTAAGGAAAAACCCATGGTGTCGCATACAAAGGCGTCGCAGAGCACCGGGTCTGTGAAGCCAAGGATCCGGTCCATGGGAACTGGATTTCCGCCTTCTTCAAAATCCAGATCTCCGCATATATTGTCCACCAGAATAAAGTCGTTTCTGGCAATCGTATTTAAGTGTGCGATTGGTTTATGCAGCCCAAGAGTATGGAAGCGCCGCTTTTCACTGTTGGGTATGACTCCCTTATTGTTTTTCAGCGCACAGGTGATCGTGGTCTGGCAGTGTCCTTTCAGCACAGGCATATTGATCACGAAGTCTGAGGAAACGGCTGTGTCGCACAGCTTGATCTTCATGCCGGCCGCGTCATATTCCTGAAATCTGTCTTTTTGGAGATCGATGAGCGGGATTTGATGAAGCTCCGAGATTCTGTCATAGCCGGCCGCGCGGAATGCCCGTTCTGTGCTGTCCCCGACCCAGGAGCCTTCCATAATACGGATACGGGAAAATCCCTGCTCTTTTAAATATTCGATGGTGCCCTCCAGAAGCTCTGCATGAGTGGTAGCTCCTGAAGAGGGAGATTTGGCCACCGCCAGATTGGGTTTGAGGCTGATGACGGCTTTTCTGTTTCCGATCATGCCGGCCAAGTCCGCCGCATGCAGCAGTGACTTGGTCATCTCCCGGTAATCAGAGCCGTGAATCATGAATATATCGTTTTTTTTCATTGGGAAGCCTCCTTCTGCATTTCTTTTATTTTAATGGAATCCGAATAGAATTACAAGCGCAGAAAGAACTGTTTGACGGGATTCCCCTTTTGAAATATAATTAATAGCATCTGTGTACAGACAGGAGGGCCTTGTATGAAAAGGATCATAGTAGTCGGAGGCGGCGCGGCGGGCATGATGGCAGCTATTGGAGCGGCGGAAAAAAAGAACCAGGTGATTCTTTTGGAGAAAAATGAGAAGCTGGGAAAAAAGCTTTTCATAACCGGGAAAGGGCGCTGCAATGTGACAAACGATTGTGATGTGGAAACTCTTTTGTCCCATGTGGTCACGAATTCTAAATTTTTATACAGCGCTTTTTATGGCTTTTCCAGTCGGGATATGAAGGACTTTCTGGAAACTCGCGGGCTCAGACTTAAGACAGAGAGGGGAAATCGTGTGTTTCCGTTATCTGATCATTCTTCCGATGTGATCGCCTGTCTGGAGAGGGAGCTGAAGAGGCTTAGGGTGGAAGTGAGGCTTCGGGAGGCTGTAAAAGAAATCGTTATGGAAGACGCGGCGGAAGAAGCTGAGTCCGGAAATAAAGATTCAAAGAGGATAAAAGGAGTTCTGACAGACAGGGGAGAATTCTGCGGGGCAGATGCGGTGATCTTGGCCACGGGAGGCCTGTCCTATGCCTCTACCGGGTCCACGGGGGACGGATACCGGTTTGCCAGCGCCGCCGGGCATACGATAACGGAGCTTTCGCCGGCGCTGGTGCCTTTTGAAGCGGAGGAGGAATGGGTCAAAGAACTTCAGGGGCTGTCTCTGAGGAATGTCAGCCTGAAGATCAGCAGCGGGAAAAAGGTTCTGTATGAAGAGTTCGGAGAGATGCTGTTCACTCATTATGGGGTAAGCGGACCGGCTGTCTTAAGCGGAAGCAGTATTGTGACCAGGCAGATCCGGAAAGTTCCTCTTCTTTTGAGTATCGATCTGAAGCCCGCCCTGTCCAGGGAACAGCTTGATCATCGAATTTTGAGAGATTTTGGAGAAGCAAAGAACCGGCAGTTTAAAAATTCTCTGGGAAGCCTCTATCCTTCCAAATTGATTCCTGTTATAATAAAAAGAAGCGGTATTTCCGGGGATAAACGAGTCAATGAGATTTCCAGGGAGGAACGGGAGACGCTTGTCAGTCTCACGAAAGCATTTACCGTTACCTTGACAGGGCTTCGTGATTATAAGGAAGCAATCATCACACAGGGTGGTGTGAAGGTACGGGAGATCGATCCCGCCACAATGGAGTCCCGGCTCGTCCGGGGACTGTATTTTGCCGGCGAAATGCTGGATCTGGATGCGGTGACCGGCGGTTATAATCTTCAGATAGCCTGGTCAACAGGATATGCGGCGGGACAGAGCGCCGGCGGGCAGGATGCAGGCTGCCAGTCTGAAAGAATAGAGCAGTGAGAAAGGATAGGGCACATGAGTATCAACATTGCCATTGACGGGCCCGCGGGGGCCGGAAAGAGCACCATTGCAAAGCTGGTGGCGAAGAAGCTCGGCTTTGTTTATGTGGATACGGGCGCTATGTACCGCGCCATGGGGATATATTTTGTGAAAAAGGGGATATCGCCGGACAATGAAGTCTCCATTGGAAAAGCCTGCGGAGATGTGGATATTTCCATTGTATATAAGGATGGAGTCCAGCAGGTGTTCTTAAACGGCGAGAACGTGACCGGACTTTTGCGGACAGAGGATGCGGGAAAGATGGCTTCCGCCGTGTCGGGATATCTGCCGGTGAGAGAAAAACTGGTGGAGCTGCAGCAGAAGCTGGCCGCGTCGGAGAATGTGGTGATGGACGGAAGAGATATCGGAACTGTTGTGCTTCCGAAGGCAGATTTGAAGGTTTATCTGACCGCAAGCGTGGAAACAAGAGCAAAAAGAAGATTTCTGGAATTGACAGAAAAGGGGATTCCCTGTAATATAAAAGAAATTGAAAAAGACATAGAAGAAAGAGACTACCGGGATATGCACCGCGAAAACTCTCCTCTCAGGAGGACGGAGGATGCTGTCTATCTGGATTCTTCGGATATGGACATCGGTCAGGTAGTGGAAGCGATACTGGAAAAATTAAAAAGCAAAGAAGGTTAGGCATTTCATGAAAGTAGTGGTAGCGAAGACCGCGGGATTCTGTTTTGGAGTGAAGCGGGCAGTTGACACCGTTTATGAACAGGCGGCCCGGGCGGAGGAAAATGAAAAGGAGAAGCCTATCTATACATATGGCCCTATCATCCACAATGAAGAGGTGGTCCGCGACCTGGAGGAAAAGGGGGTCCGCGTCCTAAACAGTGAAGAAGAGATCGGGAAGCTGTCAGGCGGTACCGTGATCATCCGGTCCCATGGGGTCAGCGAGAGGGTATATGAGCTTCTCGAAAGACAGGGTGTGAATGTGGTTGACGCTACTTGCCCTTTCGTGAAGAAAATCCACAGGATCGTCAAAGAAGAGTCTGAAAAAGGAAAGACGATCGTGATCGTGGGAAGCGGGAACCATCCGGAAGTGGAGGGAATCCGCGGCTGGTGCAGCAAAGAGGCTTTTGTGGTGGAAACGCCGGAAGAGGCGGAAAAGCTTAGATTTCCGGAAGGGACAAAGCTTTGTATCGTGTCACAGACGACATTTAATTACAATAAATTTCAAGTTTTAGTTGAAATAATATTAAAAAAGAGTTATGATAGTATCGTTGTGAATACTATCTGCAGTGCTACCCATGAACGTCAGGCAGAAGCAAGGCAGCTCGCCTCCAAAATTGATGTGATGCTGGTAATCGGCGGAAAGCACAGCTCTAATACCCAGAAGCTATTTGAAATCTGCAGAAAGGAATGCAACAATACTTACTATATTCAGACTATCCGGGATTTGCAGGAGCAATGGCTGGAGGGCAGACGAAGCGTAGGTATTACAGCGGGGGCATCCACCCCGAATCATATCATAGAGGAGGTTCATAGGAATGTCAGAATTAAGTTTTGAGCAATTACTGGAAGAATCATTGAAAACAATCAGAACAGGAGAGGTAGTCACTGGCACAGTTATCGGTGTTAAAGAAGATGAGATCATCTTAAATATAGGTTACAAGTCAGACGGCATCATCAGCAAGAATGAATATACGAATGACTCCTCTTTGGATCTTACTAGTGTCGTAAATGTAGGCGACGAAATGGAAGCCAAAGTCCTGAAGGTAAACGACGGCGAGGGACAGGTGCTCCTGTCATACAAGAGGCTGGCCGTTGACCGCGGGAACAAGCGTCTGGAAGAAGCATTCAACAGCGGAGAGATCCTGACTGCTAAGGTGGTCCAGGTACTTGACGGCGGGCTCAGCGTGAATGTGGACGGCGCCAGAGTATTCATACCGGCGAGCCTTGTATCCGATTCTTATGAGAAGAATCTGGACAAGTACGCTGACCAGGAGATTGAATTTGTCATCACGGAGTTCAATCCCAGGAAGAGAAGGATCATCGGCAACCGCAAACAGCTGCTCATGGCGAAGAAAGCAGAGATGCAGAAAGAGTTGTTTGAGCGCATTGAGGTTGGACAGACAGTAGAGGGTATTGTGAAGAACATCACGGATTTCGGCGCGTTCATCGATTTGGGCGGCGCTGACGGGTTGCTTCACATTTCAGAAATGTCCTGGGGCCGTGTGGAGAACCCGAAAAAGGTCTTCAAGGTCGGTGAAGAAATCAGGGCATTCATTAAAGATATCAATGGTGACAAGATTGCACTCAGTCTTAAGTTCCCTGAGGAAAATCCTTGGGTTCGCGCAGCTGAGAATTATGCGGTGGGCAATATCGTGACGGGCCGAGTAGCCAGGATGACCGATTTCGGCGCATTCGTAGAATTGGAACCCGGTATCGATGCATTGCTCCACGTATCCCAGATTTCCAGACAGCATGTGGAAAAGCCTTCCGATGTACTTGCCATTGGAGAGGAAATCGAAGCCAAAGTTGTGGATTTCAATGGGGAAGACAAAAAGATCAGCCTGAGCATGAAGGTGCTGGAAGCACCTGCAGAACCGGTAGCAGATGAATTCATAGAGGAATCCGGCGAAGAGGCAATGACTGAAGAATAATGATGCGATAGCGACGACGCCTTTGGAAAGATTTTCCAGAGGCGTTTTGTTTCTTACGTAATACAATTGACAAAATAATTGGTTTTTTGTATAATTATTCATTGGGTGCATTTGCGCCTGTGTTTGGAAAATTTGGGAAAGAGGTGGGATGTATGTATGGAATAACAGAAGGAAGCTTCCGCGACGATATGCCGCGGCTTTATGGCGATTGGGGCGTGGATTCCGAGATAGGAAAGCTTCGGGCGGTGCTCATGCGCCGGGCAGGCAGGGAAATAGAAGGCATAGAAGATCCGAAAGCCATGGCAATGAAAGAAAACTGGGATCCAGAAAAGGTTCGTTACCAGCAGGACGTGCTTGCGGATATTTACAGAAACAACGGTGTAGCGGTCCATTACATAGAGGAAATGGGAGACGCTTATCCCAACGGGATCTATGCGAGGGACCTTGTCCTTATGACTCCCGAGGGTGCAGTTGTAGCCCGTCCCGCGGCAGAATGCCGTGTGGGAGAAGAAGTGTATGCGGCGAGACAACTGTCGAAGCTGGGTGTACCAATCATAAAAACCATCCATGGAACCGGTATATTTGACGGAGCTTGTCTTTTGTGGATGGATGCAGAGACCTGCATGCTGGGGTATGGCCTGCGCTGCAACCAATCCGGTATGGAACAGATAGAAGCGGAGCTGAAAGCCATGGGGGTGAAGCACGTTATCAAAGTGGAGATTCCCAGAGGAATGGCACATTTGGACAGCTTTATGGCGTTTGTGGATTACAGAACGGCCCTGGTGCTGCGGATGGCGGCGCCGAATACCGTATATACGGAGCTCGAAAAACGGGATTTTAATATCGTCGATATTCCGGATCTGGGAGAGTTTGCAGGGTTTTGCCAGAATCTGGTCGCGCTGGAGCCGGGAAAAATCGTGATGCCCACCGGCTGCCCTAAGACAGTGGCTGCTCTGGAGAAAGCCGGAGTGGAAGTGATCCAGACTGATGTCAGCGAGGTAATGAAGGGCAATGGCGCGATTCATTGCATGACGGCCTTTTTAAAACGTGATAGCGTCCCCCTGTATCTGCCCGAATGACCCGGTTAGGGTTGCGGGAAAGGGTTGGGAATGTTATAATTAAAAAGAGAGACAAGGAGGATACAGTAATGAGAAAGAAATTGATAAGTGCATTATCACTGCTTCTCGTGGTAGTTATGCTGGCATCCTGTGGGGCCACAGGAAAGACAGACAAAGACGAGACAAAAGCAAAAGAGACAGGAGCAGGCGGTGAAACGAAGAGCACGGAGGCGGTTAATACCGGAACAGGTGTGACGATTCGTATTCCCTTTGCGGCGGAGCCTTCCTCCCTGGACCCTGGATTCGGCAACAGCTCTGACAGCATTTGCCCCAGAGGTATCATGTATGAGGGACTTGTCCGTATATATGACAATAAGATCGAGCCGGCTATCGCAGAATCCTGGGATATCAGCGACGACGGCCTAACCTATACCTTCCATTTAAGAGATACGAAATGGGCGGACGGCGAACCTGTGACTGCACAGGATTTTGAATACGGAATCAAGCGTCTCCTGGATCCCAGCGAAGATGCGCCCAATGGGAATTATTCTTGGATGGGGTATTATTTCAAGAACGGCGAGGAGTTCAACAATGGGGAATGTTCTGCCGATGAAGTGGGCGTAAAAGCTTTGGATGAAAAGACTCTGGAGATTACTGCGGTGAGGAATATGCCTTATTTCCTCGACCTTATGAAGATGCCCTGCTTCTACCCTGTCCGCCAGGATATTGCGGAGCAGTACGGCAAGGATTATGCTTCTTCTCCTGAGACTGTCGTATGCAACGGGCCTTTCGTACTGAAACAGTGGGATCATGAAAGCAAGCTGGTGTTTGAGAAGAATCCCGGATACTGGAATGCGGATGCCATCAATGTGGATACGATCGAAGCGTACATTATCTCTGACGAAAATACGATCATGGATATGTTTGACAATGGGGAGCTGGACATCACCAATACGATTCCCAAGGAGCAGATCCAGAAATATATTGATAATGGCGAGGCTGTAAATATCGTGGGCGCTACCATTTGGTATTCCGTCATCAATGTGAAAACGGACCGCGGCGAAGCTTCCAAGCTCCTTAAGAACAAGAGCTTCCGTCAGGCATTCTCTTATGCCATTGACAGAGAAGGACTGGTTCAGGCGGCAAGGGGCGACGGTTCCTTTGCGGTGACCAGAATGATGCCGGATCTGATGTCAATCTGCGACTCCACATGGGCAGAGAAGTTCCCGCTTGAGAATCCTCTTC belongs to Qiania dongpingensis and includes:
- a CDS encoding oxaloacetate decarboxylase subunit alpha, with product MSEVVKKPVKITETILRDAHQSLIATRMTTEQMLPIVDKMDKIGYHAVECWGGATFDASLRFLKEDPWERLRKLRDGFKNTKLQMLFRGQNILGYRHYADDVVEYFVQKSIANGIDIIRIFDCLNDIRNLECAVKAAVKEKGHAQVALSYTLGEAYTLDYWMDIAKRIEDMGAHSICIKDMAGLLVPAKATELVQALKSATSLPIDLHTHYTSGVASMTYMKAVEAGCDIIDTAMSPLAMGTSQPATEVMVEAFKDTPYDTGLDLNKLSEIADYFTPIREEALKSGLLNPKVLGVNVKTLMYQVPGGMLSNLLSQLKDQGAEDKYREVLEEVPRVRKDFGEPPLVTPSSQIVGTQAVLNVLMGERYKVATKESKALLRGEYGQTVKPMNPDVIKKCIGDEKRITCRPADLIENELDKIEAEMSQWKEQDEDVLSYALFPQVAVDFFKYREAQKSKVDPAVADTDNKAYPV
- a CDS encoding M16 family metallopeptidase, with protein sequence MEQCMLTKNGIPVYSYPNQHLHSFCLCMYVKAGSMYEKKQENGIAHFYEHVVIRNINSLMNGQFYKVLDRFGLSFNGATYKEFVQFSISGAAEHWNEAAEIFVKLFEPLALSEEEVATERKRVKAEIRECEKKKSAERRMEIAVWKGTSLTQTIAGKKKNLERTGKKELSEYRRQFLSFGNLFLYATGRCSQENLEYLRELLEQSEWYDAGSKRMNLAPVPENFFHRSIEPVLIKGGETELAVSFDVDTSRYTDAMLCLFYDMLFVGDYCPMYQELSEKTGYIYSYDDRFERYKNLGSLQLNYEVSSGKLMKAFQRTMEVFRKMKHSPGSLEYVRAIYVDNGDMALDDADDFNWNRAYDCHILDEEYPDIEKKKEAFQRVTEEDMARMAREIFRPENMVVVIKGNKKKIPVEKIKGLIRTLAE
- a CDS encoding DUF362 domain-containing protein; amino-acid sequence: MKKNDIFMIHGSDYREMTKSLLHAADLAGMIGNRKAVISLKPNLAVAKSPSSGATTHAELLEGTIEYLKEQGFSRIRIMEGSWVGDSTERAFRAAGYDRISELHQIPLIDLQKDRFQEYDAAGMKIKLCDTAVSSDFVINMPVLKGHCQTTITCALKNNKGVIPNSEKRRFHTLGLHKPIAHLNTIARNDFILVDNICGDLDFEEGGNPVPMDRILGFTDPVLCDAFVCDTMGFSLDEVPYIRMAEKLGVGSSDLSQAEIHMLNQPSEPDFSPKPSRRVEALAQYICPENACSACYGSLIHALNRLDEAGLLKKQLKASPIAIGQGCRNRSGFIGVGRCTGKFCRSLKGCPPKASEILEFLKKNWLND
- a CDS encoding BaiN/RdsA family NAD(P)/FAD-dependent oxidoreductase, with product MKRIIVVGGGAAGMMAAIGAAEKKNQVILLEKNEKLGKKLFITGKGRCNVTNDCDVETLLSHVVTNSKFLYSAFYGFSSRDMKDFLETRGLRLKTERGNRVFPLSDHSSDVIACLERELKRLRVEVRLREAVKEIVMEDAAEEAESGNKDSKRIKGVLTDRGEFCGADAVILATGGLSYASTGSTGDGYRFASAAGHTITELSPALVPFEAEEEWVKELQGLSLRNVSLKISSGKKVLYEEFGEMLFTHYGVSGPAVLSGSSIVTRQIRKVPLLLSIDLKPALSREQLDHRILRDFGEAKNRQFKNSLGSLYPSKLIPVIIKRSGISGDKRVNEISREERETLVSLTKAFTVTLTGLRDYKEAIITQGGVKVREIDPATMESRLVRGLYFAGEMLDLDAVTGGYNLQIAWSTGYAAGQSAGGQDAGCQSERIEQ
- the cmk gene encoding (d)CMP kinase; this translates as MSINIAIDGPAGAGKSTIAKLVAKKLGFVYVDTGAMYRAMGIYFVKKGISPDNEVSIGKACGDVDISIVYKDGVQQVFLNGENVTGLLRTEDAGKMASAVSGYLPVREKLVELQQKLAASENVVMDGRDIGTVVLPKADLKVYLTASVETRAKRRFLELTEKGIPCNIKEIEKDIEERDYRDMHRENSPLRRTEDAVYLDSSDMDIGQVVEAILEKLKSKEG
- the ispH gene encoding 4-hydroxy-3-methylbut-2-enyl diphosphate reductase, whose protein sequence is MKVVVAKTAGFCFGVKRAVDTVYEQAARAEENEKEKPIYTYGPIIHNEEVVRDLEEKGVRVLNSEEEIGKLSGGTVIIRSHGVSERVYELLERQGVNVVDATCPFVKKIHRIVKEESEKGKTIVIVGSGNHPEVEGIRGWCSKEAFVVETPEEAEKLRFPEGTKLCIVSQTTFNYNKFQVLVEIILKKSYDSIVVNTICSATHERQAEARQLASKIDVMLVIGGKHSSNTQKLFEICRKECNNTYYIQTIRDLQEQWLEGRRSVGITAGASTPNHIIEEVHRNVRIKF
- the rpsA gene encoding 30S ribosomal protein S1: MSELSFEQLLEESLKTIRTGEVVTGTVIGVKEDEIILNIGYKSDGIISKNEYTNDSSLDLTSVVNVGDEMEAKVLKVNDGEGQVLLSYKRLAVDRGNKRLEEAFNSGEILTAKVVQVLDGGLSVNVDGARVFIPASLVSDSYEKNLDKYADQEIEFVITEFNPRKRRIIGNRKQLLMAKKAEMQKELFERIEVGQTVEGIVKNITDFGAFIDLGGADGLLHISEMSWGRVENPKKVFKVGEEIRAFIKDINGDKIALSLKFPEENPWVRAAENYAVGNIVTGRVARMTDFGAFVELEPGIDALLHVSQISRQHVEKPSDVLAIGEEIEAKVVDFNGEDKKISLSMKVLEAPAEPVADEFIEESGEEAMTEE
- a CDS encoding dimethylarginine dimethylaminohydrolase family protein; this translates as MYGITEGSFRDDMPRLYGDWGVDSEIGKLRAVLMRRAGREIEGIEDPKAMAMKENWDPEKVRYQQDVLADIYRNNGVAVHYIEEMGDAYPNGIYARDLVLMTPEGAVVARPAAECRVGEEVYAARQLSKLGVPIIKTIHGTGIFDGACLLWMDAETCMLGYGLRCNQSGMEQIEAELKAMGVKHVIKVEIPRGMAHLDSFMAFVDYRTALVLRMAAPNTVYTELEKRDFNIVDIPDLGEFAGFCQNLVALEPGKIVMPTGCPKTVAALEKAGVEVIQTDVSEVMKGNGAIHCMTAFLKRDSVPLYLPE
- a CDS encoding peptide ABC transporter substrate-binding protein, translated to MRKKLISALSLLLVVVMLASCGATGKTDKDETKAKETGAGGETKSTEAVNTGTGVTIRIPFAAEPSSLDPGFGNSSDSICPRGIMYEGLVRIYDNKIEPAIAESWDISDDGLTYTFHLRDTKWADGEPVTAQDFEYGIKRLLDPSEDAPNGNYSWMGYYFKNGEEFNNGECSADEVGVKALDEKTLEITAVRNMPYFLDLMKMPCFYPVRQDIAEQYGKDYASSPETVVCNGPFVLKQWDHESKLVFEKNPGYWNADAINVDTIEAYIISDENTIMDMFDNGELDITNTIPKEQIQKYIDNGEAVNIVGATIWYSVINVKTDRGEASKLLKNKSFRQAFSYAIDREGLVQAARGDGSFAVTRMMPDLMSICDSTWAEKFPLENPLPTSADTDKAAELFEQALSETGLSKDSLPKMTILTFDEAAAKTSATILQNVLKTNFNIDAQIDTQTYSARQDKENQGDYDFCITNWAPDYNDPMTFMECYSSGSSYNMYFGGFENADYDALIKEANTTDDMEKRAELLFQAETQALDEMFCVPLFQTSGYWGMKKTLTGVSKCGFGANDPDFARVKYVGDAQ